The stretch of DNA AGTTCCCCCACAAACCAGTACTATCCTGTCAACGTCTGAAGATATCACTACCCTGACAAGATCATCCAGCATCTTCCCATCATTGTAGCTGGTTATCACGACGGTGGAAACCGGTATCATAGGTCAATCCTCTAAATATGATCGATTCAATTCAGCGTACTTTTCAGTCTCCAGGTAAAAAGCATGTAGTCTGGCTACGGTCCTGAACCGGTTCTTAAATTCACCTCGTTTCTCGAAGGACCGGTTCGCTATAAGGTTCTTGAGATACAACCAACTTGCGAGTATGATAAACGAGAAAAGTTCCACAGGCCCGGGTCTTGCACGAGTGGCCGATCCATGTGGTACCGGTCCACAGTCTTTAAAATCCGGATAAACCCTTCTTATCTCCGGGGAAGATGAGAGCAGGCTTTCATAGTAATCTTTGCCCTTTAATGGAACAGCATTAATAGAATCGCGTACAGGGAGACCTGAAATAACGCTCCCATAGTACTGCAGAGCAAACCTGTGGTCAAAATTGAGGCTCAGGCATATGTCTCTGTTTCCGAGCAACCTTCTTATGATGAATGCCCTGAACATTTCTGTCCAGAGTCTGTTTTCCCTCACAATTAAATAAATGTCAATGTCATCCTCAGGGTCCGGTGTGTAAGAAACCGATCCGGAGACCCCAGCAAAGAGGATATCTTCACACTCTATGGCTCTCACAAACTTCTCAGCTTCAGACAGTTTCAATCGTCTTACCGAGCGTTCAGTAGCATCTGTTGACGATAAAAAACTTAGCCCCTCGGTCTGGATTCTCAACACAAGAACACATCTCTGGATATATTTAATAGAAACAGCTAATTAATACTATCTATTATGTGCGATGAATTACAAATTCATTAACCTAAATATAATTATAGCCTCTAAAATGCCTATAAATTTAAGATTTGTCAATTAGCAAAGAGACATCATACGCTCTTAGAATTCTTAAGAGCGATCAGGAAATGGTCTCCAAGATATTTCCAGGGCCACTTTTCGCTGATCATACGGTCGAAAGAACTTAACAAATCAAATTCCCTGCTCACCCCATCGATTATCCGGTTGAAATTTGATGGAGGTAGTATGACTGGTACGCCGGCTATCTCCACGCTGTGGAAAAAATTGCCGAATATTTTCATGAATTCATTTATGCTGAAAGAATAAACATCAATGCAGAATCTCGACCTTCCTTCTCGGATCGGGTTTTTAACCCTCCAGAACAATTTCTGCGGTTTAAGGGAAAAAATATTTGCAAGTGTTTCGGTAATGCAGTATTTATTATACACGCCAGCAATGAAATAGCCCGTTGGCTTGATCAGGCTGCTGAGAGCCGATGGGAGTCTCTCTATCTCAGGTTCGCAGTTGAGCGCACCATATGTTGAGTATCCCAGATCAAAAGCACTCTCCCCAATGGTAGATACAATTTCATCAATGTCTGAAGCTCGCATTTTAGCAGTGGTCAGCATTGAGCTGCAACCCATCTTTCTCGCCTTTTCCTTGATATTGTCAAGCATCCTCCCTGAAATATCAAGAGCAAAAATCTCATGGCCCTCCTTCAAAAGTTCTAATGTTTCAGCCCCTGTACCACAACCTATCTCGACAATCCGTGCCTCTTTAGAGGAATACTTCCTGATCATCTCCAGTGATCGTTCCCTGAGAAGCATGTTTATCCGGTTTCCGAAGATGTGATTATCATAATTGTCGGCAACGCTGTCAAATTCTTCCTCGAGCCAGTCATAGTAATTTGATTCAACAGTTTCCTTGCTGCCATTCTTGTTGATCCTAATAAACCTCGCAGGATTGGAAAAGTATCTGGATACGTAGTCCAGTCCATACTTACCCGTGAACATTCCTATTATGCGATTCTTATCCTCTAGCGACGTGACAAGAGTTGGAACCCCCTCAATCACGTTTCCATCAACTATCAGGGAGGCAGTTCTGTTTCTTAGGATGTGCGAAGGCCATCTGGAGTTAAAATCAGTTGAAATGACATATATGGCATCATCGCTTTCTGCGTAGGCAAGCTTCACGGGCTTACCGCCTGCATGCATGGTCAGAGCATTTACCGCCTGCAAGTTCAAGGATCCCCCCTTTCTTGCGGGGCAGAAGCAAAAATAGCCTCAAAGATCTCATTTATTCCGTAATTGAGATCTTCCACCACCGTATCTCCGGCAGGACGTTCCCTGAACATGGCACCTCTTCTGGAGATAATGAGGAGAAACGATCTCTTCTTGGTATCGACCCCTAGGCAGACGCCCTCATTTGAAAGGAGATACTTTATGGGAAATCTCTCCGAATAAATTTTCAACTATTCACATCCATGCCATGCCTTGGATATCAATGTACATACTCTCCTATCTTTCTCCTGTCAACCTTTCCCCATTTTGACGGATTCATGTAACCCTTAAGCAGTTTAATGTAGAATAACGGCGAATAAAAGTAATTCTTGATGCTTTTACTGTTTAGGTGCATCATGTAAATGACCGGGATGGCTTCAACGAGCTGGCTGAAATGCCTGGTCGGAGTGGCTCTGATCTGCGCACCCTGCCATTCCGGCCAGAAAGGGTATTTCCTGTATATGTTTATGTGGATCATCGAGTCCCTGATATGGGCAATGCGCAGATCTTGTTCTCTCAGCAGGGTTTCAAAGTAATACGTTTCTCTGCCCTGTATGGAGTCAGGCATTTGCAGGTTACGTGCAAGATCAAGAGGAAGGAGAGTCAGCCCAAGTGGAATTCCATAAAGGAAATCGTGACCAACTGGGCACCCGACCACTGCGCCGGTCCCCGGATCCTGAAACCTGCGAATAGCATCATCAACAAAGTCTCTATTTTTCACTACTATATCGCTGTCAACAAAGAGCACATATTTTGTTTCGGCAATGGAGATGAGCATCTTTGTTGCTTTTCCGAGACCAACTTCCTCCTGGAAAATATTTGCTCCATATTTCATGGCTATTTCCTGTGTTCCGTCAGTGCTGTAATGGTCAGCAATCAGAATCTTCCTGTAAGGAACCTTGTCTCTGACAGATTGCAGGCATTGCTCTATTGTATCACCGGAGTTGAACGTCCTGATGAGGACGTCAACCTTTTCAGCGTTGATTTGACTCATTATAATTTGATATTGCAATATTGGCATATCTATTTTGCGTAATTACAGAGACTTCAGTGAAAATGTGTAAGGTGATAATTCAAGTAGTGGAACCACGAAAGACCAATATCTGAGCTGATTCATCCTAACTGTTATAAACAGGAACCCAATAACATCGGGTTGGGGTTGCAAGATTGAGTTTCGACGAGTCAAACCTTTACGACCTCATGGATGCCTGCCAGTCCATTGGGGACACGGGATTCGGCGGTTCGGGCAGCAGAGATGAGGATATCCTTGTTGGCTATATTTACGGGGTTCTATCGGAAAGCCATGATTCGGAACTGATATATGAGGCAAAACTCATAAAGGTCTACAAATATGGCCGGCACAACTATATGATTTGGATGGGCGAGTTTGAATCTGACGAGGAAACAGACAGAAAGGAAGAACCACTTATCCTGCCAGTAGCTGTGGAGGGGCCATTCAGTGACGAGGAAGTCATTACAATCATATCCCAGCTGTGACCGGGGTATCATTCATTCTAATGCAATAAAATCTTTTTCTGGTGTCACTGAGGCAGATCTGAATATCTATTAAATTCATTGATTTTAGGGTTTTGATGGCATATAGCAAGCTTCGTTTGGACAGTCCTGTTTCCTTCTCCAGCGTTCTGAAATCTGCTATCCTGAGGCTACGTAATATAAGAAGCACGATCTTTGCCGAATTCTGCAACCCTGAACCTGACAGTTCTGTTTCCAACAGACCTTTAATTATTGGTCAGACAAAAAGAATTCGTAAGACGCATAATGACAAAGAGGGGCTTTGGCGTTTCTGCCAATGAAAGGCGTAGGCTTCAGATCAGGTATCCAAGTATAAGTCCGGCAATCGGGGAAACCAGCCATGACCCGGCAACCAGAAGAAAGGGGCCCAGATATATCGCCTTTGTCCTATACGACATCCCAGTGCCGAATACACTGGAAGTCAGAGTCTGTGTATTGGATAAGGGGATGCTCAGGATGGTCGCAACCTCCACGAATATGGATGAAACTAGCAGCGATGTCAAGGCATTTGAATACCTCATGAGATACATCTCCTGAGCCACTCTCTTTATTATCCCTCTGCTGAGAAAAACAGATCCGATAACTATCCCCAACAGCATGGAGATTATAACGTAGACGTCAAAACCTTCCATGTTTGCTATCAGGCCAAGTGTGTTAGCTCCGAGTGTAAAAGCAGTCAGGAACGACACTACCACAAGGAGGACCTTCAGAAGTGAGATTTCGCTCCAGAAATTGCGTGGATTCCATTTTCGCAACCCAACGCTCAGGAGATAGGCAAATGCAATCGATCCTATCGGAGCTACCACCCAAGCTAAAATTACAATAGAAATAAATCCTGTATTGATCGAATATCCATAATGCAGTGACAGCCCCACAGATACACCAACAAGCACCATGGTCAAAGAAAGAGGGGCTCTCATTAAATACGCTGCAATGAAAAGCAAAAATGCGACAAGGAATGCGTAGCTTTCAAGGCGATATGATGGTGGGATAAGGTTTGCGGAAGCTGAATGAAGTGCCCTCCCTTCAAGTAATAGGCCAAGGGCAAATCCGATTATCCCGATTACAATCCCGACAGACCTGCTTGTAATCCTGGACCCAATTATGGTTCCAACGGCAGCGGAAAGGTTATTTCCCGCAACAAACGCGGTTAGAGCACCCGCCAGAAATACTGCTAAAATGAACGAGATTGAGATCATTTAGACACGGACAGTATTATGTTGAGCAGCATATCAGAAATGTCTTCACAGTCATCCACCATGTCATCTATTTTGTGTACCAGGCTCATCAGGTGATCGTATACAAGGAAATGCAACTTATCCGCATTGCGATAGATTTCGTCTATGAGGTTGTCCTTGAGTTCATCTACGGCCTCCTCCAGTACCTCTATCTTCTTTCTCTCAGACTTTAGAGACTCCATATTTGAATTGGATAGCATCACGGACAGTGATTTCAGAGCCTCCCTGTTTTTCTGGATCATTATCCTGAACGTTTTGTATGAAGTAGTCACAATCGCAGTAGACCTAGCATTTTTGTAGTCTATATTCATTCTTTTTATTTCTCTACCCAGGTAGTGCGACTTATCCAGGATATCATCACAGGTATCCGTCAACTTCAGGAGATTATCCATCAGGTTGGAACTGATCGCTCCGCTGGTGATCTCATGTGTAAGCTTCATGCCATAATCGTCTGCTTTCCTTTCCAGCAGTCTTATCTTTTCGTTAATCTCAACCATTCGTTCCGGGGGGGCTTCCAGCATTTCATCCAGTAATGACGTGGCATCAAGGCCCATATTGATGTATTCAGTCATTTCACCTAGAATGTGTTTCTCACCTACTACCATTATTTTCTTGAGAAACCCGGGATTTACCATTGTGCCGCATCGTTATGTTGTATTTAAGTTGTTCTGGGAGGATCCCATCAGGTTATCGCATTGCCATACTGGCATTTTGCAAGATCTGGAAAGTAAGGATCAAAGAGAAAATTTAATATCTACTAATGATGCAATTTATAAATGTCGCTCTTCATTTTCTTTGTCACTGTTACTGTAGCCCTGTTCTCCATATTGAATCCACTTGGAGCTGTACCAACTCTTGTTTCCCTTACACAGAACTACAGCATCTCTGAAAAAAATGGAGTCATCAGAAAAAGCGTACTGGTCGCCTCCGGAATGATAATTGGATTCATGCTCGTTGGCGTATACATTTTTGAAGTTCTTGGAATCGATATATCGGATTTCAAGATTGCTGGGGGGATCCTCCTCTTCAAGGTTGCCTTTGATATGCTGCAGGGAAGGATATCCAATACGAAACTGACCGAGGCGGAAAAGGAAGAGACTCAGGAGAGAGAAGCGATTGGTATAGTACCAATAGGGACTCCATTGCTTGCAGGACCAGGAACAATAACCACTGCCATCATATACTTTAATTCACTGAGCACAAGCGTTCCGGAGAAAGGAATCGTTTTTGGTTCCATATTAATCGTAATGATGCTTACATACTACATCCTAAGGTTTTCCACAAAGATATTTGATAAGTTGGGAAAAACGGGGTTGCTCATAGTTTCTCGGATCATGGGTTTGTTGCTTGCCGCAATAGCCGTGAGTTTCATAATATCAGGAATCCTTTCAGCTATCGCTTAAAATTTCCTAAAGAACCTTTCATAATCTGATCTGGTGAGTTGCCCTTCGGCAGTTTTCTGGCCAGCCCTGGCGTATACTATATCAGATAAAAAATAGCCAGAAAAGAGACGGAGTGCGGAGTTTCTTTCACCCATTGGTATGAATGCGAGAGGTACCTTCAGTTCCTCCTTCATCGTGTAAAGGTCAAACATATCCAGCAGAAATGCATTCGAACTCGCGTAACTGGAAGCCAGTTTGAAGATATTCCCCCCAAGCTTCAGCATTGCCCTGAGCATATGAGAAACCCTTGCTCCCTGAAAATCATGAGTAGAAAGTATCACAGTTCCACCGAAGGATTCCAGTTCCACTCCCGTAAAGGAACTGACATCAATGTCAATTGCGGGAGCCTGCATATCTATTGCCAGCTGATATAGCTCTTTCATCAGGGGAGATCCGGCGGCTCTGTAGGTGAATATGAAGTTTAAGCGTCGTTTCTGCAGATATTCAAAGATCGATCTGAGCTCCTCTACGCTTGTCTGCTTGAACAGATCATATCTTATCTCATACAAAAAATCTGGATTATAAATTCCGCGTTGGAGCTCATTTAAGAGTGACACGGAGGACTTTGAAAAAATAGATGTTACAACCGTTGCCTTTTCTCCACCGATCTTAATCTTTCCGATCATAACCGGTGCTGCCTCAATCAATGGCATGTATGAATATTATATCAGTCTATTAAACATTTTACGAATATCGTTGGAATGCGCTCTAAAGCGTTTTATATCACTTGGGTATCCATCTGGAGGAAGAAACATGTTCAGAATGACAATAGTATCGGCCCCATCAAGGGCCATTGACAACGATCTAGACAGAACCGTAGCATTTTTCCTTTCCGACATAGGCTACATCCCGAGGTTGAAACCATCCAGTGACTTCCAGGTCATAGCAAGGTCTGCATATTTCAGGCTTTTCAAGGAATGTTTTCTAGTAAGGTCGGACAGGTACTGGACTGGTGACGAACTTCTCGCCTACCTTTCAACAAGCAGGACTACCCTTTATAGGCACCTGAACAAACTGAAATCCATGGACCTTCTCGAAGAAATCCAGGAAGGCAAAGTCAAGAAATACAGGCTCAGATCTGGCAACATACTGAGGGCCTGGACGTGGGTTGAAGTCAACATAAGAATGGCTCTCGATAATTATAAGAAGACTGTGGAGCAGATCGATGCTGGGGTCAGGAATCTCAAGTAGGCTTATTTCCAGTTATTGTTTCCGATCCTTCGCAAAAAATTTTTATTCCAAATGACGCTAAGCCGTTCGGGAGAAGCGGACGAGTAACATTTTCAAGGTTCAGTCACGCTCTTTGAAGTATATGGAAATGATAGAAATAAAAAAAGGTGGAAAATATCTTGTCATATCGAACAGCGGTGATGATGCACCCATGAGAACCGAAGGGGAATTTGTCGGATATACAATTCTTGGAGAAGAGGGTGTAATATGCTTCAAAGTCGTAAATGAGCAGAAAAAGTCACTGTTTCGCCTGATTCCAGTTTCGTCTGTGATTGCAATAGAGTTCTCTGACGAGACACTCCTGACTTCGAAGTCAAAAAATGACGAAAAGGACAAGACTAATTACATAAGCTGAACGCAGGTAATTTCAGTGTATACTGGACCTCCAGGTTTGAGGGCGCTCCTGTAATAACACACCCTGTTAATTTCAGGGAATCCGAATCTCACCCCTTCATATTTTTTTAACAGATTCCGAATATCTACCGCTTGCCGAATCCTGGCAATTGTAATATGTGGAACGAACTTTCTATCAAATGATTCCATACCAGCGGCTTTCATCGTCGCATCATATAGATCTTCTTGAAATCCCTTCACGCCAATGAAGATAACCCTTGGACTTTTCGCTGAGGGAAAACACCCGACCCCGGACATTTCCACTCGAAATGCGGGGAATCTTAACTTAATGAGGCCGATCTTTATGTCTGTTGCGACATTCTCAGAGGTATCGCCGATGAAGTGTAAAGTAATGTGAAGTTCAGGCGTCCTCACCGGAGACACTCCTTTAATCTGGCTGAGGTCATACAGAATTTCCTCGGACAATGAATTTCTTTCAACAGGGCAAGCTATGAAGGTTCTCAACTGCCTAACATTTGATAAATATTGTTTATATATTTAACAATGCTCTTGGAAACATGTACAGTGTGCCGGAAGACCTAAGATACACAAAAACGCATGAATGGTTCAAAGTCGAAGGTAATGTGGCTATTGTGGGAATTACGGATTATGCTCAGCACCAGCTGACGGATATAGTCTATGTGGAGTTCCCAAAGAAAGATTCTGATCAGAAATCTGGAGAGCGCCTGCTTACAATAGAATCCGTCAAGTCTGCCGAAGACGTATTCTCGCCGGTTTCAGGCAAGCTCATTGAGGTCAATCAGGAAGTTTCTTCCAAGCCTGAATTGCTAAATCAGGACCCTTACAAAAACTGGCTGGTAAAGATACGCACAGTGGATATGACTGTAACCGGGGGACTCTCTGCGAGCGAGTATAAGCGCTTAATCGCAGAATAATGATATGGCCGATCGCAAGGACAAATATTACGTTAAAGCGAAAAAGGACAATTTCCTCAGCAGGGCCGTGTATAAGCTCTCTGAGATTCAGGAAAAGTTCAGCATAATCAGGGAGCAGGACACGGTCCTGGAAATAGGATCTGCCCCTGGAGGCTGGACCCAGTTCCTTCTTTCCATTAATGGAGTAAAGGTCATAAGTGTCGATCGTTCTCCATACCAAAAACTGGACGGCGCAACACAAATCAGAAAGGATATTTTTTCGGATGAAATCTGGGGGATTCTGGATGAGCGCTTAAGTTCTATGGGAGTAGGCGGATTCAACGTCGTTCTTTCCGACGCAATGTCCCATACAAGCGGTAATCATAGCAGAGATCATGCCTCCTCTTACCTGATATGTGACAGGGTTATGTCAATAGCGGAGAGATTACTCCTTCAAGGGGGGAACGCTGTTATCAAGCATTTCCAGGGAGACCTGACAAAAAATTTAATAGAAAAGTGGTCTGGAAAATTCAGGGGATACAAGATCACAACACCAAAGGCTTCCAGGTCTGGAAGCAGGGAAATATACATTATATTCTTCAATTTACGGGAAAGACCCTAGTGAACCTTGTTCCAGAGGATTCCAGGAATTTCTGTACCCTGTCAACGAATTCATAATCAACTACGATGAATATAGATTTGCCTGCAAATTGTGCCAAGGCAGAACCTATTTTCTCGTCTATGAACGCAAGCCTGTGTTCGTCAATGATCCTCAGGCCAGAAACCTTGTTAATAGCTCTTTCCCAGTTTCTTACGAACTCTTCAGGGGTCCTGTCCTTAAGGTCCCTTTTGAGCAGGCGGCGCTTTCTTATGGAATGTCTCACAAGATCCATGGATCTCATTGAGCTAGTATAAAGCCCGCTGTAGGTATCCTCATTCATGTCCAGGGGAATAAGCGTAACGTTATTCGATGTTGCGTATTTGACAGTCTCAATATAAATCGGTGGTGGCGTCATGACTTCCCCGTACACTGACAGTCGCACCCCATAGATTATCTCATAGTCTGACAACTGGACTTCATAAGGGTTCTCAAGGAAATCCTTGAGCCCGATGATATGCTCTTCTGAGAGAGAGACCAGAATAACTTCCGGCTTGAACTCGAAAAGGTACTTTTCCAGTGCATCGCCATCCCTGATCAGTCCCTTGATCCCTCCAAAAAGCGTGATAGTCGAAGATGCTTCTTCCATAATACGGCATCTCACATAAGGTTCTTTTTTCTTTCAATAATAATTTCCAGTTCATCCGGAGATGAAGCTTTTTTAAGTTCGCTAAGGCTTACGACAGGGCATTTTGCAACATTTTCCTTCGTTGTATCTGTCCTGGTAATAATAAGCGGCTCATTCTGGAAGATTTCGCTGACGTTCTTTATGGCAAGTGCTCTCCCCATCTTCTCGCTAAGGCTGTCGAAAAGCCCGATGAGAAACATTGTGTCCATGGCACGGTTTGCAATCGCGTCGAAGGGAGCCCTATTCATTTTATAAAATTCATAACCCGTCTTTACAATATTCTCGATTACCTCCCTCATAAAGAGGTTTAACTCTTCTTTGTTTTCCTCGGGAAGATCAATTTCGCTTATGGATCTGAGTATGTCTATACTCGAGCTGATGTTCTGACCAAGCAAAGATTCTAGTTTCTCATATATATCAAGCGTGGAAGCGCTTCCCCCTTCATAAAGGGAAATTGATCTGCGTGAAGTACCGACCTTGTTAGAAACAAAGCCTATGGAATATCCGAGGTTCTCTCTTATCTTATGCATCAGTTTTCCGTCAATTGGGATATAAAAACCGCCGGGGCCCGAGAAAATATTTGGTCTCTCCCCATCTATATAATCGACGAACGTCACGGGAGACATTATGGGAATGTGGTGCCTGTAGTAGACAACCCCGTCCTCAAGAATTCCGTTTCCAGCCCTCTCACCTATTACAACCGCAGCAGCGCTTGTTATCTTTGAGAGCCTTACCATCTCCTTTGCATTGGAGTCCCGGAAAGTGTCTACATTGTGGAGAATTTTTATTATGTACTTCTCATCATTTCTTCGAGCTATAATCTCAAAGCTTATCATACCACCCAGATCTGGGTCGGATGTGAGAAATCCCTTCTTACCGAGGATTTCGCACAACCTTCTGATAAAGATACGCCGGTTATCCTCCATTAAAGACAAATATTGCATACAGTATTTAAGCTATTCGATTCAGTTTTTGCCTAATATGCTTCCTACATAGGTCAATCAATTTCCACTTTTTCCCACGCGTTGGTTGACAGTTTGTTTGGGCAAATGACAACCTCGCATTTCGTGCAGGCCAGGTATTCTGGATTAAGTTCAGGCGTCGTTATAACTACTCTGCTCACTCCGAAGATGTTCCCGACTTTATCCAGAATCCTTGCAGGAACTGTTCTGTAAAAAACAATCCGTATGTACGTGTCATCCTTGCCACAGTTCTTCCCCATTATGTCCCTGACATTGCACCCATAGCTTTTGACGATCTCAGTGAAATCGCTGAGAACTCTCGAAAAGAAACCAGGAGTCGTATAGACCATGATCACCTGGCTCCCGATTACCGGGGCAACCTTTGCAATGTCCTCCATCGGGGCCAGTTTGCTCATTACCATTCTAAGGACTTCGTTGGTTTCAACTGTTTTTATGGTCTCGTACACCGTCCTCCTGTTAACAGCGAGGGATTTGGCAATCTCAGAAATCGAGATCTCAATATCCCTGAGAAACAGTTTTCCGTTAACAATTGAAATACCATTGTCGTAGAGGCTTTCTATAACTCTTTTCCTGGTAGGATAAGATTTGAAGTATTCCTCCAGCAACAGGAGCATGGGATGTAATTTAGTGAGGATATAAATACTGTGTGATTAGCCGGAAAGTACTTTTATCCTCACTGATTCAAGTTTGCTAAGAGAACGGTCGATAACCGGTTCATATATCTCAGGCGGCGCCGGTTCCAGGTGCACATCAACGGTGTATAACAACCCTCTTCGGAAAAGATCTATTGAAACAGTATAACCCGGCTTAAACATGTAGGGGTTGTCCATTTTCATCCCTCTTATGTCGTCCCTGATATTCTTCAGGAAGAGATCAGAGAACTTCATCTTGTTTATGGCCAGAAGTTCATCACCAGCATTCAGACCGGCTTTGTAGGCGGGTGAGCCTTCCAGCACAGAGCTTATTATGTACTTCCCCGCTTCAGACTTGGCAAATAGTCCGAGATAAGACTTTTCTGAGGGCTCGACATTGTCAACTTTTTTGTATCCCTTTTTGATGCTTACTCCAAGCTTTTCAAGTTCGCTGTCGAAATTGATCCTTTCAATTCCCTTGACATACTTTACGTAGAAATCGCTGAAATCTCTTCCTGAGACCTCCTTCAGAGAGGTCAAAAGGTCTTTTTCATTGAATCCTCTCCCGTCTTTCTTGAATTTCTCGAACAGATGCCTCATCACGTCATCAAGATTCTTCGATCCGTTGGTAGCATCCGATATCCTCAGGCTCAGAAGGAACCCCAGTATCTCTCCCTTCAGATAATACGATATGTAACTATTGGTGTTATTCGGCGAAGGCCGATATAATTTTATCCATGTATTGAAAGAGGAATCTGAGGCAGATTCAACTTTCGATCCAGGAAGAAGATCGTAATACCTAATATATTCAAGAATGTGCTTGAGATACTCCTCCTCTGTAATCAATCCCGCGCGGAAGAGTGCAATCCATTCGTAATAACTTGTTATTCCCTCGCTTACCCATAACATCGTAGTGTAGTTCTCTTCCTTATAGTTGAATGGACCCAACTCTACCGGCCTGATTCTCTTAACGTTCCACAGGTGGAAATATTCGTGCGAAGTGACCGAGAGGAAGTCAAGATATTTTTCCCTCGGATAAAAACTGAATCTGTCGATATCAATTGTGGTGGAGTTAAGGTGTTCCAGTCCACCTCCT from Thermoplasmataceae archaeon encodes:
- a CDS encoding PDZ domain-containing protein, with amino-acid sequence MDITYLLEMENPHTHFFRVTMRLNDLTEEKVLLTMPAWAPGSYSIRDFARNVRKLRAVGSSGETLDSVKKDKSTWIITCSGSKNIVISYEVYADEFTVETSHLDATHGFVLGTSVFMYIEGYKDQAVELQIAPYGNWKISTGLEKIGENRFRAINYDILVDSPIEIGTHRSLFFEVDGKQHEIAIYGHGNENEEAILADLPKIVSVFSKMYNQLPFKRYVFIYHLIEEGARGGGLEHLNSTTIDIDRFSFYPREKYLDFLSVTSHEYFHLWNVKRIRPVELGPFNYKEENYTTMLWVSEGITSYYEWIALFRAGLITEEEYLKHILEYIRYYDLLPGSKVESASDSSFNTWIKLYRPSPNNTNSYISYYLKGEILGFLLSLRISDATNGSKNLDDVMRHLFEKFKKDGRGFNEKDLLTSLKEVSGRDFSDFYVKYVKGIERINFDSELEKLGVSIKKGYKKVDNVEPSEKSYLGLFAKSEAGKYIISSVLEGSPAYKAGLNAGDELLAINKMKFSDLFLKNIRDDIRGMKMDNPYMFKPGYTVSIDLFRRGLLYTVDVHLEPAPPEIYEPVIDRSLSKLESVRIKVLSG
- a CDS encoding transcriptional regulator; the encoded protein is MEDNRRIFIRRLCEILGKKGFLTSDPDLGGMISFEIIARRNDEKYIIKILHNVDTFRDSNAKEMVRLSKITSAAAVVIGERAGNGILEDGVVYYRHHIPIMSPVTFVDYIDGERPNIFSGPGGFYIPIDGKLMHKIRENLGYSIGFVSNKVGTSRRSISLYEGGSASTLDIYEKLESLLGQNISSSIDILRSISEIDLPEENKEELNLFMREVIENIVKTGYEFYKMNRAPFDAIANRAMDTMFLIGLFDSLSEKMGRALAIKNVSEIFQNEPLIITRTDTTKENVAKCPVVSLSELKKASSPDELEIIIERKKNLM
- a CDS encoding HTH domain-containing protein; the protein is MLLLLEEYFKSYPTRKRVIESLYDNGISIVNGKLFLRDIEISISEIAKSLAVNRRTVYETIKTVETNEVLRMVMSKLAPMEDIAKVAPVIGSQVIMVYTTPGFFSRVLSDFTEIVKSYGCNVRDIMGKNCGKDDTYIRIVFYRTVPARILDKVGNIFGVSRVVITTPELNPEYLACTKCEVVICPNKLSTNAWEKVEID